The DNA segment AACAAGAGATTTTTAGCCATATTCTGTGCAGTCGGTGATTTTTGCTTCTTTTTATCAAGAAAAAGAAGAAACTATTTTTGCCTTTTCTTCGTCATTACAAGAGAAGCGCGGCACTCTAGCCTTTAACCCGCTCACCCTGAATCCAAGGAATAATCCAACAGCACGCTGCATCCTGTATCCCGAATCCCGGGCCCACCTCACTCCAAAACATCAAACAAGCGCGCTCTCGTGACCAGAGTCCTTTACGAATATACAGGAAGAATGAGTTAACTCGGGCGCTGTTCTCATGAACTCGAACGGTACATCGAACGGAAGCCCGAATATGTTTATATCGGCGCGGGGCGCGGTCTTTAACGCTTCCTCGAAGGAGCCCGTAAGCACATGAATATCGGTCATGGCGGGCAACCGGGCCTGATCGCTCAGGTTCTCCAGATAATCGTAGAGCCTCTTCCGATCGTCCCTTTCGTCCGAAACGGTAACGAGATTAATCCTCCCCTCCCAGCTGAGCTGTAGCTTGAGCGCGATCAGCATGCCCAAGTTCCAGTTCGGACTCTTATCCCTCAGCCAGAGATTCACGTCTCTCTGCATCCCGAAAGCCACGCGGGGATTCTGGCACAGGACAACCGCGCCCATTTCGTTCCGGTGCGCCTCGAATATCAGATCCTTGATTATGTAGTCTTTCTGCTCGCTGCTCCCGAGCGTAAGAAACAGTATGTTCGGGCGGAAGGAGCTTGCTTTAAGCGTCTGAATCACCACTTTGGCGCCGTGCAGGAATTCGTTATCCTGGATTACCGTGTAGTTTACCGAAATGTTCTTCTTGAGCGGGCCCAGCAGCTCTTCCAGCTCTTTCTCCGATTCCTCGGTCCCGTCATTGGTGACTGTAAATGCCAGTATGCTTCCCGACCTCGACGTAAAGTTTTCTATAAACAGCAGCGGCCCGGCCCATCTTCTCGGGTCCTCTACCGGAATGAGCAGGTCGGGTTTCCACGACACCTGGTGCTTGGGGAATCTCTGCGCCATCCTTGCCGCCCTTTCCGCAAGGGTAAGGAATATTCCCCCTCGTATGTCCCTTGCATCGGACCTGAGCCCCCGCCGGGCGAGCCAGAAGTATATGATGATAATCGTAGCGATCGCTATGATGCTGAACACCGGATTTATAAGGAACATTATGAAGACGCAGCCCGCGGCGCCTATGAGCGGCACGACGTACGGGATCTTCAAAGTCGGCCTGAAGCTTATAATTTTCATGCTCTGCTCTATAAAAACGACCAGGTTTATCATTCCGTAAGTTATCAGGAAGAACATCGTAATAAGAGTGGCCAGGAAATCCAGGCTGCCGAATATGAGCGCTATCTCTATGACGGCCCCGGTGAATATGATTGCGTTCCTCGGCTCGTTGCCCGCGGTCCTCATGGAGAATATCTTTGAGAAAGGTACGGTTTTCTGCTCGGCGAGCGCCTGGAGTATTCTAGGCGCGCCCAGCATGCTTCCGAGCGCGGAGGAAAGCGTCGCCCCCATTATCCCGGCTATTACAGCAGGCGCCCACAGAGCCTTGTCCACCATGATCATCTGATTCGACCTCAGCTCTTCGGGCGTGGCGACCCTCGCGAGAAAATATGCGAGCCCCACGTAAATCAGGAGAGTAACCGCGATCGCGGACAAAGTACCCAGAGGTATCGAACGCCTTGGGTCTTTTAAATCCCCGGACATATTAGCCCCCGCCATTATCCCAGTCACAGCCGGGAAGAATATGGCGAAAACCGCCCAGAAACCCGCGTTCTCGAATTTCCCTACGGTCACTATATCCGTAAGAGGCTTTGCGGGGCTGAAGAAAAAGGAGAGGAGAGAAACACCGATTATCGCCATTATAAAGAACTGTATCCTGATCGCCAGGTGCGCGCTTACGTACGTGATAACCAGAAGCAGCAGCCATGCCACTGACGCCACCACGACATGGGGGTGTTCGGGGAATATCAACAACCAGGCCTCTGTAAAACCTATGATGTAGAGCGCAGCTGACAGAGTCTGTGATATATAAAATGGTATGCCTATGCTTCCGCCCGCTTCGAGACCCAGCGATTTCGATATTATGGAGTAAGCCCCGCCCGAGCCTATCCTTATATTGGTGGTTATTGACGACATGGAAAGACCGGTGCACAGGGTAATGCTCTTTGCGAGCAATATGATTGCCACCGCGCCCAGGAAACCTGCGTTACCGACCACCCATCCGAGGCGGA comes from the Deltaproteobacteria bacterium genome and includes:
- a CDS encoding amino acid permease yields the protein MWGFLGFPVDSEKSVWSGAILKIPDFLKAIREKPPLSGNKGAGPGKFGTFAGVFTPDVLTILGVIMYLRLGWVVGNAGFLGAVAIILLAKSITLCTGLSMSSITTNIRIGSGGAYSIISKSLGLEAGGSIGIPFYISQTLSAALYIIGFTEAWLLIFPEHPHVVVASVAWLLLLVITYVSAHLAIRIQFFIMAIIGVSLLSFFFSPAKPLTDIVTVGKFENAGFWAVFAIFFPAVTGIMAGANMSGDLKDPRRSIPLGTLSAIAVTLLIYVGLAYFLARVATPEELRSNQMIMVDKALWAPAVIAGIMGATLSSALGSMLGAPRILQALAEQKTVPFSKIFSMRTAGNEPRNAIIFTGAVIEIALIFGSLDFLATLITMFFLITYGMINLVVFIEQSMKIISFRPTLKIPYVVPLIGAAGCVFIMFLINPVFSIIAIATIIIIYFWLARRGLRSDARDIRGGIFLTLAERAARMAQRFPKHQVSWKPDLLIPVEDPRRWAGPLLFIENFTSRSGSILAFTVTNDGTEESEKELEELLGPLKKNISVNYTVIQDNEFLHGAKVVIQTLKASSFRPNILFLTLGSSEQKDYIIKDLIFEAHRNEMGAVVLCQNPRVAFGMQRDVNLWLRDKSPNWNLGMLIALKLQLSWEGRINLVTVSDERDDRKRLYDYLENLSDQARLPAMTDIHVLTGSFEEALKTAPRADINIFGLPFDVPFEFMRTAPELTHSSCIFVKDSGHESALV